A section of the Streptomyces sp. CG1 genome encodes:
- a CDS encoding GDSL-type esterase/lipase family protein, with amino-acid sequence MLRFMPVGDSMTIGSAGEHTWRYRLWQHLRDTYDGPFTFVGPREELYDKSADAPTSYAYADPAFPRRHLAGWGEGWLHMAPLIGEAVRAHRADVLLISLGLIDLGFYTNAEQTAENVRAFVTGAREANPRLRMVLLPVIPNIRTEADASFADQVDLFNVLLAKTATDLDEPRSPLLLASPPESYDIHADTYDGTHPNASGEHRIAGAFAGAMWEAWGVGQMYAAGTS; translated from the coding sequence ATGCTCAGGTTCATGCCCGTAGGTGACTCCATGACGATCGGGAGCGCCGGCGAGCACACATGGCGTTACCGGCTGTGGCAGCATCTGCGGGACACGTACGACGGCCCCTTTACTTTCGTCGGCCCGCGCGAGGAACTGTACGACAAGTCGGCCGACGCCCCGACGTCCTACGCCTACGCCGACCCCGCCTTCCCGCGCCGCCATCTGGCCGGCTGGGGCGAGGGCTGGCTGCACATGGCTCCGCTGATCGGCGAGGCGGTGCGCGCACACCGCGCGGACGTGCTCCTCATCTCCCTCGGCCTGATCGACCTGGGCTTCTACACGAACGCCGAACAGACGGCGGAGAACGTACGGGCCTTCGTGACGGGCGCGCGGGAGGCCAACCCGCGCCTCCGCATGGTCCTGCTCCCGGTGATCCCGAACATCCGCACCGAGGCCGACGCGTCGTTCGCCGACCAAGTGGACCTCTTCAACGTCCTGCTGGCGAAAACGGCCACCGACCTGGACGAGCCCCGCTCACCGCTGCTGCTGGCCTCGCCGCCCGAGTCGTACGACATTCACGCCGACACCTACGACGGCACGCATCCCAACGCGAGCGGGGAGCACCGGATCGCGGGCGCGTTCGCGGGGGCGATGTGGGAGGCGTGGGGGGTTGGACAGATGTACGCGGCTGGAACAAGTTGA
- a CDS encoding Uma2 family endonuclease, whose amino-acid sequence MTVLEDRIEMADADANTKSLDEWFERLERMPVPEGFRVEIVGGYVHMTPQRDTHWVIIRRIVRALEDRFGMDVTVFSDVRIDFPGHENGFCPDVAMLKETAKKDVKGHWRYEDVEFVAEVISQGTGANDYGPKKTAYAAAEVPIYLIADPYQGRCHVYTHPKGDDYAMTTSVDFGTDIDLTDTVVDLVLKTDEFPRD is encoded by the coding sequence ATGACCGTCCTTGAAGACAGGATCGAGATGGCCGACGCCGACGCCAACACCAAGAGTTTGGACGAGTGGTTCGAGCGCCTTGAGCGGATGCCCGTCCCCGAAGGATTCAGGGTCGAGATCGTCGGGGGCTACGTCCATATGACGCCGCAGCGGGACACGCACTGGGTAATCATCCGCCGAATCGTGCGGGCTCTGGAGGACAGGTTCGGGATGGACGTCACAGTGTTCTCGGACGTCCGGATCGACTTCCCGGGTCATGAGAACGGCTTCTGCCCGGACGTCGCCATGCTCAAGGAGACAGCAAAGAAGGACGTCAAGGGCCACTGGCGCTACGAGGACGTCGAGTTCGTCGCCGAGGTCATCTCTCAAGGGACGGGCGCCAACGACTACGGCCCGAAGAAGACCGCCTACGCCGCCGCCGAGGTCCCCATCTACCTCATCGCCGACCCCTACCAGGGACGGTGCCACGTCTACACCCACCCCAAGGGCGACGACTATGCCATGACGACATCGGTGGACTTCGGCACCGACATCGACCTCACCGACACAGTCGTCGACCTCGTCCTCAAGACCGACGAGTTCCCGCGCGACTAG